From a region of the Haematobia irritans isolate KBUSLIRL chromosome 4, ASM5000362v1, whole genome shotgun sequence genome:
- the LOC142235282 gene encoding uncharacterized protein LOC142235282, with product MAAIIRVVFLKILLIYNLYNIYGERSFVVELFKARSEFNATIIRNFTIDLLWHQGHRVLNGSIVTEIELPKFDLKIVGKTIGRNGRKTVRINTTLDACAIIGDRYANIFQLSYVIMNYAVRNLKNFPRKCPMKKGTEIILSNFYIDANKLPPYLPELPFDIEVSMIYRKTIGWNLNVTGAITLKGKKKLL from the exons ATGGCAGCTATTATTAGAgttgtatttttgaaaatattattaatatataatttatataatatctATGGCGAA CGTTCATTTGTTGTAGAACTCTTCAAAGCTCGGAGTGAATTCAATGCAACAATTATTCGTAATTTCACCATTGATTTGCTATGGCATCAAGGTCATAGAGTCCTTAATGGATCCATTGTAACGGAAATAGAATTGCCAAAATTCGATTTGAAAATCGTTGGAAAAACAATTGGTCGTAATGGACGTAAGACAGTGAGGATCAATACCACATTGGATGCTTGTGCCATTATAGGCGATCGCTATGCAAATATCTTCCAATTATCCTATGTTATCATGAATTATGCTGTTAGAAACTTGAAAAACTTTCCTCGTAAATGTCCCatgaaaaag ggcaccgaaataattttgtcaaatttttatattgatgcCAATAAATTACCTCCTTATCTGCCCGAGTTACCATTTGACATAGAGGTTAGTATGATATATCGAAAAACTATTGGCTGGAATCTCAATGTTACAGGGGCAATTACATTGAAAGGTAAGAAAAAATTGCTGTGA